Proteins encoded by one window of Anopheles maculipalpis chromosome 2RL, idAnoMacuDA_375_x, whole genome shotgun sequence:
- the LOC126568253 gene encoding uncharacterized protein LOC126568253 encodes MASIRVQPPQPPARAMALVLAIASLLATSYTAIEAVTDLETRCQNVQCYIDCPSDSYLQSTMHAPSYAKEDVPEPSETFDRERRAIATNNHPHKRITIVPTEIKLLHFNNMRRRRDTDTIMLVEAAVHYNPENDPNLQELCCPKCVCQPCPEMPSCPPNFKRIVDTHEQTGQPGNCCPSFHCKRNQKCRSDVNNASYVENETWSEGDCTECKCLANRRQCVISACKPLNCEHTIKVPGRCCPVCDPTRSIFCEDHNCDLQCRNGYERRGNCSLCSCVQLMPPKPTTDKTTETPALKANFTSGSVEQPDTDEQEEHNGRDGDAWLSNWITWVVVAFGSFIVLGSILIYVSGSAERSGVSIEKIKKGLQMLFSCNEIPQRKSAYNRVSSTGPATPPATETTANSVA; translated from the coding sequence ATCTCGAAACGCGCTGCCAGAACGTGCAATGTTACATCGACTGCCCATCGGACAGCTATCTGCAGAGCACGATGCACGCGCCAAGTTACGCCAAGGAGGACGTGCCAGAACCCAGTGAAACGTTCGACAGAGAAAGACGCGCAATCGCCACAAACAACCATCCCCACAAACGGATCACGATCGTACCGACCGAGATAAAACTCCTGCATTTTAACAATATGCGCCGAAGGCGTGACACTGACACCATCATGCTGGTGGAAGCGGCAGTGCACTACAACCCCGAGAATGATCCGAACCTGCAGGAACTCTGCTGCCCCAAGTGCGTCTGCCAACCGTGCCCCGAGATGCCAAGCTGTCCGCCCAACTTCAAGCGTATCGTCGACACGCACGAACAAACCGGTCAGCCGGGTAACTGCTGTCCATCCTTCCACTGTAAGCGAAATCAGAAATGTCGCTCCGACGTTAACAATGCTTCGTACGTGGAAAACGAAACCTGGAGCGAAGGTGACTGTACCGAGTGTAAGTGTTTGGCGAATCGGAGGCAGTGCGTGATATCTGCCTGCAAACCACTCAACTGTGAGCACACGATTAAAGTGCCGGGCCGATGCTGCCCGGTGTGCGATCCGACCAGGTCCATCTTCTGCGAGGACCACAACTGTGACCTGCAGTGCCGGAACGGGTACGAACGACGGGGCAATTGTTCGCTGTGCAGCTGCGTTCAGCTGATGCCGCCCAAGCCGACCACCGACAAGACAACCGAAACACCGGCCCTGAAGGCGAACTTCACCTCCGGCAGTGTCGAACAACCGGATACGGATGAGCAGGAGGAACACAACGGTAgagatggagacgcctggctTAGCAATTGGATTACATGGGTCGTGGTTGCTTTCGGCAGCTTTATTGTGCTCGGTAGCATCCTCATCTATGTGAGCGGCAGCGCCGAACGGAGCGGTGTTTCGATCGAGAAGATTAAGAAGGGTCTACAGATGTTGTTCAGCTGCAACGAGATACCGCAGCGCAAGAGTGCGTACAACCGTGTGTCCAGCACGGGTCCTGCTACACCGCCGGCAACTGAAACGACCGCGAACAGTGTGGCCTAA